From the genome of Vicia villosa cultivar HV-30 ecotype Madison, WI linkage group LG2, Vvil1.0, whole genome shotgun sequence, one region includes:
- the LOC131651787 gene encoding uncharacterized protein LOC131651787: MNGRHHRHQFSATAKPQQHHRAKSNFLYVEKSKLSSSSNSAVVEERVSPEDIDVNGNSSNNNNAADDVASSNTAREGGDDDDIDLIIDNRLDKLLSDIQQPELSIEEITINDQLQQDELLVVESIFGENVFSLDTWKGLRCFQIHINIDILDEIGITAKVNSVSEVETISSNSDDFLYSFKVQYLPPIVLTCLLPKSYPSHQPPIFTISVKWLESAKILSLCSKLDSIWAEQQGQEVIYHWVDWLHSSSLSHLGFDQEIRLGPYGLNRVADSRVVSGIGCIDADIPFLQSYNNERRHQNFLKELHECCICYSEYPGTEFVQLPCKHFFCRKCVQTFTQIHVKEGNISNLQCLDAKCKDMIPPSLLKRFLGDEDYKRWESVMLEKTLASMSDVVYCPRCETPCIEDEDQHAQCPKCFFSFCTLCRERRHVGIECMTLDMKLQLLQGRQNSSQLKGNQRRLELEKINEMLSEREIRRDSKFCPSCDMAISRTEGCNKMKCGNCEQYFCYRCNQALDASDPYGHFRDGSCELFPREMVDNWQAQARINPLQEIQQVHAELFHLGGSACPSCRQFNVKIGNNNHMLCWACQSHYCYLCNAIVRRGTKHYGPKGCKQHSEG; the protein is encoded by the exons ATGAATGGGAGACACCACCGCCATCAATTTTCCGCCACCGCAAAGCCGCAACAACACCACCGCGCCAAATCGAATTTCCTCTATGTTGAAAAATCCAAACTTAGTTCTTCATCCAACTCCGCGGTGGTTGAAGAACGAGTTTCCCCTGAAGACATTGATGTCAACGGCAATAGCAGTAACAATAACAACGCTGCTGATGACGTGGCTAGTTCAAACACGGCGAGAGAAGGTGGCGAcgatgatgatattgatcttattATCGATAATAGGCTCGATAAGCTGCTTAGTGATATTCAACAACCGGAATTGTCCATTGAAGAGATCACAATCAATGATCAATTGCAGCAAGATGAG TTACTTGTGGTAGAGTCAATTTTTGGAGAAAATGTTTTCAGCCTTGATACATGGAAAGGCTTGCGTTGTTTTCAG ATACACATAaacattgatattttggatgaAATAGGCATTACTGCTAAGGTAAACTCTGTTAGTGAAGTTGAAACTATAAGTAGTAATTCAGATGACTTTTTATACTCTTTCAAAGTTCAGTACCTTCCACCGATTGTTTTGACGTGTTTATTACCTAAGTCGTATCCGAGCCACCAGCCACCTATATTTACAATCTCTGTAAAGTGGTTGGAATCTGCCAAGATTTTAAGTTTATGTTCCAAGTTGGATTCAATATGGGCAGAACAGCAAGGGCAGGAAGTGATTTACCATTGGGTAGACTGGTTGCATAGTTCTTCTCTTTCTCATTTGGGATTTGATCAGGAGATTAGACTAGGTCCTTATGGCCTGAATCGTGTTGCGGACTCACGCGTGGTTTCGGGAATTGGTTGCATTGATGCTGATATTCCTTTTTTACAAAGCTACAATAATGAGAGACGCCATCAGAACTTCCTTAAAGAATTGCATGAATGTTGCATTTGCTATAGTGAATATCCAG GTACCGAATTCGTCCAATTACCATGTAAACATTTTTTTTGCCGCAAATGTGTGCAGACCTTTACCCAAATTCACGTAAAAGAAGGGAACATTAGTAATCTTCAATGTCTGGACGCAAAATGCAAGGATATGATTCCACCTAGCCTTTTAAAACGTTTTCTTGGCGATGAAGATTACAAACGTTGGGAATCAGTGATGTTAGAGAAAACACTTGCATCAATGTCCGATGTTGTTTATTGTCCGAGATGCGAAACACCCTGTATAGAGGATGAAGACCAACATGCTCAGTGCCCAAAATGCTTTTTTAGCTTTTGTACTCTTTGCAGGGAACGACGCCATGTTGGCATAGAATGCATGACACTAGATATGAAGCTTCAGCTTCTGCAG GGTCGTCAAAATTCATCCCAATTAAAGGGAAATCAAAGGCGTCTTGAACTTGAAAAGATCAATGAAATGCTCAGTGAGAGAGAAATTCGCCGTGATTCCAAGTTTTGCCCGTCTTGTGACATGGCGATTTCTCGAACTGAAGGTTGTAATAAAATGAAGTGCGGTAACTGTGAACAATACTTCTGCTACCGCTGCAACCAAGCTCTTGATGCATCAGATCCATATGGACATTTCAG GGACGGGTCTTGCGAACTGTTCCCGCGAGAAATGGTTGATAACTGGCAAGCACAAGCACGCATAAATCCTCTCCAGGAAATACAACAAGTACATGCTGAACTCTTTCACCTTGGTGGGTCAGCATGTCCTAGTTGTCGTCAATTTAATGTAAAG ATTGGAAACAATAATCACATGTTATGTTGGGCATGCCAAAGCCATTACTGCTACCTATGCAACGCAATTGTCAGGCGCGGCACTAAGCATTATGGACCAAAAGGTTGCAAACAGCACAGTGAGGGATAG